A single region of the Liolophura sinensis isolate JHLJ2023 chromosome 9, CUHK_Ljap_v2, whole genome shotgun sequence genome encodes:
- the LOC135475120 gene encoding LOW QUALITY PROTEIN: multiple epidermal growth factor-like domains protein 10 (The sequence of the model RefSeq protein was modified relative to this genomic sequence to represent the inferred CDS: deleted 2 bases in 2 codons), whose product MGRKCAVGCSALSFGHNCKGECRCGEHGRCDPVTGACHCDLGWMGEECSEKCPAGRYGPGCRHTCACQNGASCDPLSGCCTCQRGFYGQYCELSCPEGTHGLYCDQKCDCTNGARCDPSTGQCICKDGFMGDNCNKVCPLGSFGRNCRERCECGQFACDSLTGECQCPPGFRGVRCATACSPGRYGPGCDYFCSCHNGASCDPVTGACQCLEGWVGPNCQYRQSISKRHSKSHVPDLVPDGETFHGLRITAEEAEENLLN is encoded by the exons ATGGGCAGGAAGTGTGCTGTGG GATGCTCTGCTCTGTCATTTGGTCATAACTGTAAAGGGGAGTGCAGATGTGGGGAACATGGCCGCTGTGACCCGGTCACAGGAGCATGCCATTGTGATTTAGGGTGGATGGGAGAGGAGTGCAGTGAGAAATGCCCTGCTGGCAGATATGGACCTGGTTGCCGTCACACCTGTGCTTGTCAGAAT GGAGCGTCCTGTGACCCACTTagtggatgttgtacatgtcaGAGAGGATTCTACGGCCAGTACTGCGAACTGA GCTGCCCTGAAGGAACACATGGC TTGTACTGTGACCAGAAATGTGACTGTACTAATGGTGCAAGGTGCGATCCCTCTACTGGCCAGTGTATATGTAAAGATGGTTTCATGGGAGATAACTGTAATAAAG tttgcCCATTGGGTTCCTTTGGGCGTAACTGCCGGGAGCGATGTGAGTGTGGTCAGTTTGCGTGTGACTCCCTGACAGGAGAGTGTCAGTGCCCCCCGGGCTTCAGAGGGGTCAGGTGTGCTACAG CTTGCTCACCTGGGAGATACGGGCCGGGCTGCGACTACTTCTGCAGCTGCCATAACGGTGCGTCATGTGACCCAGTGACGGGAGCGTGTCAGTGTCTAGAGGGCTGGGTCGGCCCCAACTGCCAGTACAGGCAAAGCA TCTCTAAAAGACACAGCAAATCTCATGTG cCCGACCTGGTCCCAGACGGGGAGACGTTCCATGGGCTGAGAATTACAGCTGAGGAGGCGGAGGAGAATTTGCTCAATTGA